The sequence CACCACACGCGCCGCGTGTGCCCACACGTTTGCCTTTTCCATTTGTCCCGTCATTATAGCACCCCGCTTTTATCCCGTTTAATTTCCCGGCCAACCAAACTCAAGACCTTATGAATGTCTGAAAAGAAAAGGCCTTTCCATGCGCCTCGGAGCGTGTACGAAAAGGGCGTAGGACAGACTGTCCAGCCTGTCGGTCCTTGTAAGATTTCCGTTTTCGGGAATGACAGACTGGACAGTCTGTCCTACGTTCAGCTCCCGATGGACATTCCGTACACGCTCTCAGGCAAGGCACTGTTTCAATGCCGCTTCAAGGTCGGGATATTGAAACGCAAAACCCGCACCCAAGAGACGGGCGGGTTCAACGCGCTGGCTGGACAGCAAAAGCGCATCGGCCATTTCACCCAAGGCAAGCCGGATGGCAAACGCCGGGACAGGAATAATAGCGGGACGGTGAAGAATGCGGCCAAGAGTTTTTGTAAATGCTGAATTGGCAACAGGATGCGGCGACACAATATTGACGGGTCCGGAAAGCGACTCATTGTGAAGGAGCAATCGAATCGCAGCGACCAGATCATCTATGGCGATCCAGCTCATGTATTGGCGGCCGTTTCCAACGATGCCGCCCATTCCCAGCCTGAACGCGGGCAGCATCGCCCGCAATGCGCCGCCCGCGCCGCTCAATACCATGCCGAAACGCAGATTGACGACGCGGATGCCTCGATCGGAAGCAGGGTGCGTTGCGGTTTCCCAAGCCTGGCATACCTCGGCGAGGAAACCCGTCCCCGGTCCGCTCGTTTCGGTCAGCCGTTCGTCACCCCGGCTGCCGTAAAAGCCGATGGCCGAGGCGCACAGAAACGTCTTGGGCGGATTGGCCGCGTGCAACAGGGCCTGGACCACGCATTCCGTTGACTTGACGCGGCTGTCGCGGATGCGCGCTTTGCGTGCGGCGGACCAGCGTCCCTGCGCGATATTCTCACCGGAAAGATGCACCATCGCATCGGCCTTGTCGAGAATGCACGGATCCAATTCTCCCGCTTCGGGGTTCCAACATGCGACGCCAGACGTTTCCGGACGATGCGCCCGCACCAGCCGCACCACCTCATGACCGGCGGCCATCTGATCTGCTACCAGAGCGGTCCCTATCAGCCCCGACGCGCCCGATACGATGATTTTCATAGGCTCATCACTTTCGTATTGTAATGACGACAATCAATTCGCCCTGATCGAGTTTGACCCCGCGCAATTTCACCTGGCGTCCCGCCCCGGCAATGACAGTCGTATTGATCGCATTCACGGAAACGCCGCCGGTTTCCGGTTTTCGCGTCATGTGCAGGCGGACATTCAGGCGCACTTGGTCGTGCGGTTCTTTCGAGAGGGGCCGCAGGTACAGCCTGTGCCGATCCGTCAGGGGAACGATCGTATCCTCGTTGAAAGGCGCCTGGATATTCGCCGCATCGAGACGGCGATAGGTGTTGTAGGGCAAATCCTCGAGAGCGGCCTTTACGCTTTCGA is a genomic window of Candidatus Hydrogenedentota bacterium containing:
- a CDS encoding TIGR01777 family oxidoreductase, with amino-acid sequence MKIIVSGASGLIGTALVADQMAAGHEVVRLVRAHRPETSGVACWNPEAGELDPCILDKADAMVHLSGENIAQGRWSAARKARIRDSRVKSTECVVQALLHAANPPKTFLCASAIGFYGSRGDERLTETSGPGTGFLAEVCQAWETATHPASDRGIRVVNLRFGMVLSGAGGALRAMLPAFRLGMGGIVGNGRQYMSWIAIDDLVAAIRLLLHNESLSGPVNIVSPHPVANSAFTKTLGRILHRPAIIPVPAFAIRLALGEMADALLLSSQRVEPARLLGAGFAFQYPDLEAALKQCLA